The proteins below come from a single Bombyx mori chromosome 7, ASM3026992v2 genomic window:
- the LOC101742191 gene encoding transient receptor potential channel pyrexia-like encodes MGWPSPLQTPTRSRLSSSIRSRGREPEEFPLNPQYKHVKNIDLLESAREPGKAKEYLFVGPSPPADDAPNMYHSFDVLAPDPDARLTDDAARRGLYERALTLGAGRFFDDLECGLITAENIEEHISSAPEAVVNLTLLWASYLARDELLPGVLDAGADIHYSDSSGLTALHLSAFSGAGRAAVFLISRGADVDFVPKYFTPLHCAAFGNSLEVAEILIANGASLHGVVQRAGCEDNLVHCAVRADAVECMEMFIERGVDPAYATSGGLNALHLAAELGSRRCLSYLLRETKISVNGMSKQRDKECTALHLAASRGYVECVELLLSEGAKANTKNYRGFTALHLAARLSSIDCVEVLLRDGNADPNAEDYDKRSPLHAAITRSERACDIIELLVNWGAQVNKKDEYGYSAIHLAAMDGLTQCVETLIFLGADVTSKSKKGHTALSVIARKTPKSLAILKHNLDCGISLSRSIEGNEEVQIEFDFGKLLKFSYPREITYLNSLVDEGQKDILQHPLCSAFLFMKWRKIRKFYLARLIFCFLFVSFLSIYVLTAVVKACQGKHSKKYGVPNELCQPQSILGVILNDNPIEFERWVLMAITVFEIVRKLTGITGYSSFYQYFTTFENLMEWFVLLSVFSLYNIRNDYSWQNHVGGYAVLGAWTNLMLMMGQLPMFGDYVAMYQKVLMEFLKLLLAYICLLLGFTICFCVVFPNEEMFSNPLMGFISTLSMMVGELNLNILINDPMQDDPPIFFELSAQIIFIFFLMFVTIILMNLLVGIAVHDIQGLRKTAGLSKLVRQTKLILFVEMGMFSAWLPKCLHKYVYRTALVSPEAGKVILSVKPLNPREKRLPTDIMMAAYELAQLNKVKSGRSVKEVLYKNKISSKLKNEGHNNEQNVGFEIRGMQEKIDQATFNLKKIDQEMRHLNTLLMEQQNFFQSLFKSTELVPYKSQHASTPVYSDSPIIFGNNT; translated from the coding sequence ATGGGGTGGCCTTCACCCTTGCAAACTCCAACAAGATCACGATTAAGCAGCAGCATTCGATCCAGAGGGCGGGAGCCTGAAGAATTTCCACTCAATCCTCAATATAAGCACGTGAAAAACATCGATTTGCTGGAGTCAGCTCGTGAGCCGGGAAAAGCTAAGGAGTACCTTTTCGTCGGACCTTCACCTCCAGCTGACGATGCACCGAACATGTACCACAGTTTCGACGTCCTCGCTCCCGACCCCGATGCTAGATTGACCGATGACGCGGCAAGAAGAGGATTGTACGAAAGAGCCCTCACTCTGGGGGCGGGAAGATTTTTCGATGACTTAGAATGCGGCTTGATAACTGCCGAAAACATCGAGGAACACATTAGTTCTGCTCCTGAAGCGGTCGTAAATTTAACTTTACTATGGGCCTCGTATTTGGCGCGGGATGAGTTATTACCCGGAGTTTTGGACGCTGGGGCGGATATTCACTACTCGGATTCGTCAGGTTTGACTGCCTTACATTTGTCAGCCTTTAGCGGTGCCGGCAGAGCGGCTGTGTTCCTGATATCACGGGGTGCTGACGTCGATTTCGTTCCTAAATATTTCACCCCCCTTCATTGTGCCGCATTCGGGAATTCGTTAGAAGTTGCAGAAATACTGATAGCAAATGGCGCTTCGTTACACGGCGTGGTACAGCGAGCAGGATGCGAAGATAACCTAGTACATTGCGCGGTGAGAGCAGATGCCGTTGAATGTATGGAAATGTTCATAGAACGAGGAGTGGACCCCGCATATGCTACTTCTGGAGGATTGAACGCGTTGCATCTCGCTGCTGAGCTGGGTTCGCGACGTTGCTTGTCGTATTTATTAAGAGAAACAAAGATAAGCGTGAATGGCATGAGTAAACAAAGAGATAAAGAATGTACTGCGTTGCACTTGGCAGCTTCCAGGGGCTATGTGGAGTGCGTAGAACTTTTACTATCTGAAGGTGCGAAAGCAAACACGAAAAATTATAGAGGATTCACGGCCTTACATCTAGCTGCTAGATTATCAAGTATCGACTGCGTAGAAGTGTTGTTGCGAGACGGCAACGCGGACCCGAATGCTGAAGATTACGACAAAAGAAGTCCTTTACACGCTGCGATAACTCGTTCCGAACGTGCTTGTGATATAATCGAACTGCTGGTTAATTGGGGAGCTCAGGTCAACAAGAAAGATGAATATGGGTATTCTGCAATTCATTTAGCTGCAATGGATGGTTTGACGCAATGCGTCGAAACATTAATCTTTCTGGGCGCCGACGTAACTTCGAAATCTAAAAAAGGTCACACAGCGTTAAGTGTTATCGCCAGGAAAACTCCTAAGTCTCTTGCTATTTTAAAACACAACCTAGATTGTGGAATATCATTGAGTCGATCAATAGAAGGCAACGAAGAGGTACAGATCGAATTTGATTTTGGTAAATTACTGAAATTTTCATATCCACGCGAGATCACATATTTAAACAGTTTGGTTGATGAAGGCCAAAAAGATATTTTGCAGCATCCACTGTGCTCTGCCTTTTTGTTTATGAAGTGGCGAAAAATAAGGAAGTTTTATTTGGCTAgactaattttttgttttttatttgtatcgtTTCTATCAATTTACGTGCTGACAGCGGTAGTCAAAGCGTGTCAAGGTAAGCATTCGAAGAAATATGGTGTCCCAAATGAATTATGTCAGCCGCAATCAATTTTGGGAGTCATTTTAAACGATAATCCTATCGAATTTGAGAGATGGGTCTTGATGGCAATCACAGTCTTCGAAATCGTTCGAAAATTAACCGGTATAACCGGATACTCGAGTTTCTACCAATATTTTACGACCTTCGAAAACTTGATGGAGTGGTTCGTGCTGCTCTCAGTATTTTCATTGTACAACATTCGCAATGATTACAGCTGGCAGAATCATGTTGGTGGCTATGCTGTTCTTGGGGCTTGGACAAACTTGATGTTGATGATGGGCCAGCTTCCAATGTTTGGCGATTACGTGGCCATGTATCAAAAAGTTTTAATGGAGTTTCTGAAACTTTTATTGGCTTACATTTGTCTACTTCTCGGCTTTACCATTTGCTTCTGTGTCGTCTTTCCTAATGAAGAAATGTTTTCAAATCCTTTGATGGGTTTCATCAGTACTCTTTCGATGATGGTTggagaattaaatttaaatatcctAATAAACGATCCGATGCAAGATGATCCTCCTATATTTTTCGAATTGTCAGcacaaataattttcattttcttcCTTATGTTCGTGACTATAATCCTAATGAATCTATTAGTCGGTATTGCGGTTCACGACATCCAAGGATTAAGGAAGACAGCAGGATTATCAAAATTGGTGCGACAGACGAAACTAATTCTTTTTGTTGAAATGGGCATGTTTAGTGCTTGGCTGCCGAAATGCCTACACAAATATGTCTACAGAACAGCTTTAGTATCTCCTGAGGCCGGCAAAGTCATATTAAGCGTGAAACCGTTGAATCCAAGAGAAAAACGTTTACCAACAGACATTATGATGGCAGCTTATGAATTAGCCCAGCTGAACAAAGTTAAGTCCGGCCGATCAGTTAAAGAAGTGCTATACAAGAACAAGATCTCCTCAAAGTTGAAGAACGAAGGACATAATAATGAGCAGAACGTCGGCTTTGAGATTCGAGGAATGCAAGAGAAGATTGACCAAGCGACGTTTAACTTGAAGAAAATAGACCAGGAGATGCGACATTTGAATACTCTTTTAATGGAACAGCAAAATTTCTTTCAAAGTCTCTTCAAGAGCACAGAATTGGTTCCGTACAAATCCCAGCATGCTTCTACCCCAGTTTATTCAGATTCCCCTATCATCTTTGGCAACAATACGTAG
- the LOC101742329 gene encoding trypsin, alkaline C, translating to MRILALVIFVGIASAEGTRIVGGDPTTIDKYPSIVQVDGLGFFSGVWGQICAANILNVLYVLSAAHCFLGALYTPQRRRIRAGSTFRNASGIILEVDREFNHPTYGLLDHDGDITVVRLRTPFVYSNVIQPGAIVMPNYEVPDNQPVVHAGWGATSQGGEASDVLLDVTIYTVNRQLCADRYSTLGDIITENMICAGILDVGGKDACQGDSGGPLYFHNVLVGVVSWGEGCANNTFPGVSAAVSPYTQWIVDTAV from the exons ATGCGGATACTAGCCCTGGTGATTTTTGTTG GCATAGCCTCAGCTGAAGGAACCCGCATTGTTGGCGGAGACCCCACTACCATCGACAAATACCCGTCGATAGTTCAAGTGGATGGTCTGGGATTCTTCTCGGGAGTATGGGGCCAGATCTGCGCTGCCAATATCCTCAACGTCTTGTATGTCCTGTCAGCTGCACACTGCTTTCTTGGAGC GTTGTACACTCCGCAAAGACGCCGCATCAGGGCTGGTAGTACATTCCGTAACGCCAGTGGTATTATcctggaagtcgatcgtgaattCAATCATCCTACCTATGGCTTGCTCGATCACGACGGAGACATTACAGTTGTTCGTTTGAGAACCCCATTCGTGTACAGTAATGTCATTCAGCCGGGAGCAATCGTCATGCCGAATTACGAGGTACCGGATAACCAGCCCGTCGTCCACGCCGGCTGGGGGGCCACAAGT CAAGGAGGCGAGGCGTCTGATGTACTTTTGGACGTCACAATCTACACTGTGAACAGGCAGTTATGCGCTGATAGATACTCCACCCTGGGTGATATTATAACCGAGAACATGATTTGCGCTGGTATTTTGGACGTGGGCGGCAAGGACGCCTGCCAAGGTGACTCTGGGGGTCCACTGTATTTCCATAACGTGCTTGTTGGTGTGGTTTCCTGGGGAGAAGGCTGCGCGAACAATACCTTCCCCGGAGTCAGTGCCGCGGTGTCTCCATACACTCAATGGATCGTCGACACGgctgtttaa